The Gloeobacter morelensis MG652769 genome contains the following window.
TGTGCGGGACTTTTTGCAGCACACCCTCGGTCTGAGGGCGGGTAAAATTCAGTAAACCATGGCTGAAGGCAACCGATGCTTCAACCTTCGTTGTGGATTTGCGCCCTACTTTTTCTGTTGGCCGCACCACTGTTTGCCCAGAAGGTGCCGACCGATCCAACGGCCCTGGCAAGCAGGCTTATCGAACAACTGGCGAAGGAGGATTTCACCGGGGCTAGCGAGCGCTTTAACGACCGGCTCAAGGTGGCCCTGCCCCCCGACAAGCTCGCCACCGCCTGGAAGCTCATCACCGAGCAGGCCGGTCCATTCAAGAAAATCCTGAAGACGCGCACCGAAAAAGACCGGCAGTACGACGTCGTGATCATCACTTGCGCCTTTGAGAAGGCCAATCTTGACGCCAAAGTCGCCTACGACGCCCAGCAAAAGGTGGCAGGTCTGTTGTTCTCTCCAGCCGTGTCCTCGGACTTGCCGACCTACGTCCGCCCCGCCTCCTACCGCGAGGAGGATGTGCAACTTCCCGGCGGCCTGCCCGGCACGCTGGCTGTCCCCATAGAGGCGAAGGCGCCCCTGCCCGCCGTGGTGCTGCTGCACGGCTCCGGCCCTGGAGATCGTGACCAGACCCTCGGTCCCAACAAACCGTTTCGCGATATCGCCCTGGGCCTCGCTTCGCGGGGGATCGCTTCGCTGCGCTACGACAAGCGCACCCGCGTTCGCCCGGAGCAATTTCAAAACGCGACTTATACCGTCCGCGAGGAGATACTGGACGACGCCCGTTCCGCCCTTACCCTGCTGCGAGTCCGACCGGAAGTGGATCGCCGTCGCCTTTTTGTGCTCGGCCACAGCCTGGGCGGCATGCTGCTACCCAGGTTGGCCCGCGAAGAGTCGGAGGTGGCCGGGCTTATCGTCCTGGCCGCTCCGGCCCGCCCCTTCGCAGACGTTCTGACCGACCAGCTCGATTACCTGAGCGCCGTATCTACGAGCGAGGTAGAAAAAGCGCAGTTGGCCGCGCTGAAACAGCAGGCCGAGCGTCTGAGAGATCCGGGACTTTCAGAGGCCACACCCGCCGCGCAACTACCCTCCGGGGTGCCCGCCTCCTATTGGTTGGATTTGCGCCCCTACGACCCGCCCGCTACCGCGCGCACTCTGCAAACTCCGATGCTCATCCTCCAGGGCGAACGCGATTACCAGGTGACACGCACCGATTTCGAGCTTTGGAAACGGGTTCTAGCGGGGCGGTCGAACGTCAAGTTCAACCTTTACGCGCAGCTCAACCACCTGTTTATGGCGGGCGAGGGCCAGATTTTGCCCTCGGAGTACCTGACGAGCAGCCACGTCGCGCAGGTTGTCATCGATGACCTGGCTAAGTGGATCACAAGCTCGGCCGGCAAACGCCCTTAAACATCGGCTTCGTTGGTCTTTAACCGCTGCTCACGGTCCTGGCCAGTACAGCTGGACCACACCGGTCATGTTCTCTTCGCCGTATCCCTGACCCATCGCTTCGCCAAATACGCTTCGGGCGGCTTGGGCTAGCGGCGCGCGCGTCCCGTGCTCTGCAGCCATTTCCTGCAAGTAACCGAGATCTTTCTCCATCAGCGCGCTTGGAAATAAGGGCGCGTAATTGCGCGCTGCCATCGCGCTTGCGGCACCTCTGGCCGCAGGGCTGCAAACGGAGGTCGCGCCAATCATTTCGACAGCGCGCGCCTCGTCGATCCCATAGCGGCGCAGCAGTGCGATCAGTTCGCCCATGACCGCCACCTGTACTCCCAGCAGGGCGTTGATTGCCAGCTTGACGGCTGCCCCGCTGCCAAGCGGTCCGGCGTGGTGGACTGTCCCACCCATCACCTTCAGGATCGGTTCCGCCTTCGCAACCCTACCGGTGTCGCCGCCGACAAGATAAATCAGTTGTGCCGCCTCCGCCTGCGGCCGGGAGCCCGACACCGGGGCGTCCAGCAAGGCCTTCCCAGCCGCCTGGAAGTGCCCGGCAAGCTCCTGTACCCAAGCGACGCTCAGCGTCGAGCTTTCGATAGCGACGGCCCTACCGGGCAGGCTCGCAAGGGCGCCAGTCTCGGAGTCGAGCCAGACGGAGTGCGAGGCTGCATCGTCGCGGACCATGCAAACGGCAAAATCGACTTCCTCCACGGCTGCCCGCGGTGTTTGGGCGGCTTTTGCTCCCGCTTCCACCAAGGGAGAGGTTTTGTCCGCAGTCCGGTTCCAGACTGTGACTTGATAGTCTGCTCTCAGCAGCGCCGCGGCCATGCGCGAGCCCATCGCACCCATTCCCAAAACGGCGACTTTTGACATGTACTTGCTCTGATTGCTTCTGGAAGCTATCCCACTGTTGTGCAGATAAGCAAATAAAATCTACAAATAGTGGTATTTTTACGGAAACTATTTCGCCGTAAAGTGTACTTGTGCTTGGCTGCCTTGTACTGAGAGCACTTTACCCTTCCAATTAACTCAAGCTCTCTTCAAACCCTGATTCCGCAGGTTCGGATGTGACTTCTGGAATTTCCCTCCTTGGCCGGGTTTCCGGCTCTACTTGCCCTGCATTGCCCAGGCATTTGGGCTCACCAAACCACTTTGCCGCAAGCGCACTGGACAGCTTTTCTCTACAGTATTCAGAATTGTCTCTCGCCTCGCAGTTATGTTCAGGCACTGCTCCCTCAGCCCATCAAGTAGTACTGCCCACAGGTCGGACCCAGACACTTCACGATGCGCCGACGCTCCTCGCTCAAATTCGATACCTGCTTCACTCCTGAGACTTCCAGCAGATGCACCGCCTGAAAGACCTGAAAGATCCACCGCAAGGTCGGCGTCGCGGTCGGCTTCTTGGTCTGACTTTTGACCGTCAGCTGTGCTGCTGAGAGTGCTAAACGCAACTGCCGCTGCCCGAGGCTGTAGACCAGCAGGCACAACCCCATCACCATCGCCAACGCCTCGACGCGTTCAGGCGATTTGAGAAACACGCTGGAGGTGAAAAACAGCGGGTCTTTCAGAAAGCGGAAGCCTCGCTCCACTGACTGCTGGGCTTTGTACTCGGACAGGACCTCAGCCGTCGAAAGCTCCTGCTCGTCCAACACGTTCGTCGCCAGCACGAACTTGCCCGCACTATGCTGCTCCACCTCGATAGCTGTCGCATTGCGCACCAGTTGTGCCGAGAGCAGCCACACGCCCGTCTTCGCAGGTTTGCTGCCCCGCGCCGGTCGCCCGGCTTGGTCATGCCGGGCTTGCTCGACGGCCCGTACTGCCCCGAGCAGATGGAACTTCAACCCAGAAGCGAACCGCTCCGCCGCTTCCAGGGCATCCGCTTCACAGGCAAAGGCCATCTTGCACAGCGCCGTCAGTTCCTTGCCCAGCTTGCCATCGAGCTCATTGAGTTTCTTGTCCAGGGCCGCGAGGTCGCTTTTGCGCCGCTCGTCGCTTGCGACTACCACCCAGCGCTGTTGGATCTCGGCGTAAGTGCTACCCACCTCGGCGACTCGGTAGCCTGGTTGGGCAGGCGCGAACTGCTCATCGCTCAATGCCGCCAGCAGGTGCTTCACTTGCGTAAGGGTCGAGGGTACCCGGCTCAGCCAGTGCATGGCTTGCACCTCGCTCAAGTTCTGGGCACTGTAAAGGGCTGAATCGACGACAAACAGGGCATCCACGTCCCACTGGGAGCGAAAATCCTGAATCATCTGCGCAAAGATAGCCTTGTCCGCTTCGTTGCCGTTACCCACGCGCAGGTAGAGGGGCACGTCCCCATCGCCACTGGTGATCATCGACAACAAGAATTGCTTGAGGTCGGGGCGATGATCCCGGCTATAGCCGTGGGTGATGACAATCGGCTGCGGTTCGTCTTCTGCCCGAGGTGCCAATCGCCCCCTTGGGATGTACTCACCGTCCACATGGAACGATGTCGAGTCCAGATGCACACTGCCGGTCTTGATGCCAAATTGCCTGGCGGCCTTGAGTGCCAGATGGACGAAGACCTTGGTGGTACCCTCCTCGTAGAGCTTATCGAGCACCCGGCCAAGCCGGTCGTCGTTAAAGTGTTCCGGCTGCACGCCTGGTCCAATCAGGTGCTCGGTCGCCTTGCCAACGAAGAATTGCTCGAACAAGTACAGGGGTGCACAGACGAAGCCGAGTCCATTGAGGATGAGACCCTTGAGTACCTGTCCGCAGCTCACATGCTCCTGCGGATGCGTGCCCAGGAGCTGGTTGACCTCTTCGACCAGGCCGATAGAGTCGATGATTCCAGCCACGATGCCGAGGTGGTCGAGGTTCTGGACCTGGATTTCAGGAGGAGGCTGGCTCATCCTACCAAAATACTTTAGCCGCTCTACCTACCTGCGGAATCCCGGTTCAAAATGTCAATTCAGCAGGATTTGCAGCCGCTCCAACCTGGGGCGGCTTTATATCGGCACCGCGAGCGTAGTCATTGCTAGCGGCGTTCACGGCTGACCCCTTGTTTGGGCAGCAAGTCGGGGTAGCGGTAGCTGTAGTAAAAATAGCGGGCGTCGTCAAAAGGCTGCAAATTCCAACCTGCCTGCTGCACCCTCAGGTAGTAGGCGAGAAACTCCTGCAGTTCTTTGCGCACCTCTTCATCGAGGGTTTTCTTTTGCTCCAACAGGGCGCCGCGCTCGGCCTGCTTGGTGGGGCCGACGGCGCGCTTTAACTTGAGGTTGGTGTTCTCGATGGCGGCCACCGACTCGTCGATTTTGTTGAGCAACGCCCGCGAGGCCTTTTGGGCGTCGCGCTCGGAGGTGACGGTGATCTGCCCCTGCAGCGGGGTGCGCACCTGCACGCCGCCATCGGAACAACCCACCACCAGCGCCAGCACCAGCGGCGCCACCAGATACCCCACCCGCATAGAAACCTTCAGCAAAAAACCTTCAGGATCCTAGCAGGAAAAGATTCACCGAGGCCCAGAACAAGCCATCCACCAGCAACGTGCTGAAGACCGCACCGCCAAAAGCCCACCAGTGCAGCTCCCGCGAACGCACAGCCCAGGCGGTAATGGCCATCAGCACCAGGCAGGTTCCGGCGGCCATCACTGCACCTAGAGGGGTGTGCATCTGCGCAAGAGCGGCGGGCAGCACCCGTACCAGATCGACGCCGCTCTCCTCAGCCACCATCATGCGCTCCCACCAGGGCATCAAGCCCACCGCCATGCAGTAGAAATCCGTGATGCAGGTGCCCAAGAACGAACCGAGAAAAAACAAACTGCCCACCCGGAAGTAACCAAAGGCCAGAGCCGCCAGGGCAATGGGCACCGGGATCGCCTCCACCGGCAGATGCAGCATCGGGTCGGTGCGCAGCCAGCCCCAGTACAGGCTGCCCGCCCACCAGCTGAGCGTAAAACCGAACAACAAGTCGCCCCAGACCTGAAAGCGCGTGCGCGACCACAGCCACAGGCTGAATCCCAACCAACCCAAAGTCGCAAGCAAACTCACCGCCGGGGCGACCCGCACCAGGGGCGCCTGGAAAAACACCGGCACCGACACCAAAAAGACCGACACGGCAAATACCTGCCAGCGGGAAGGCTGCAAAGCAAGCGGAGCGGCGGCGAGGCGATCGAGTAGGAGCACGGGCTTTACAGGTTGGTGGCGTTTCGTAACCAAGCTTAACATTGCTCTTGCGTTCCGGCGCATCGAATCTGGTGTCCGGCGGCGGGATAGTGTCCGGTGTCATCTAAAAAGACCGGCTGGACCGGGGCCGCAGGGATACTGTACCGCATCCCCTCCCCGGGTATGCGATGGATCGGCGGCACCGCTTCGCTTTACAGGCAGAAACGTGGGTAGCGGACTAC
Protein-coding sequences here:
- a CDS encoding DUF3120 domain-containing protein: MLLLDRLAAAPLALQPSRWQVFAVSVFLVSVPVFFQAPLVRVAPAVSLLATLGWLGFSLWLWSRTRFQVWGDLLFGFTLSWWAGSLYWGWLRTDPMLHLPVEAIPVPIALAALAFGYFRVGSLFFLGSFLGTCITDFYCMAVGLMPWWERMMVAEESGVDLVRVLPAALAQMHTPLGAVMAAGTCLVLMAITAWAVRSRELHWWAFGGAVFSTLLVDGLFWASVNLFLLGS
- a CDS encoding alpha/beta fold hydrolase, with the translated sequence MLQPSLWICALLFLLAAPLFAQKVPTDPTALASRLIEQLAKEDFTGASERFNDRLKVALPPDKLATAWKLITEQAGPFKKILKTRTEKDRQYDVVIITCAFEKANLDAKVAYDAQQKVAGLLFSPAVSSDLPTYVRPASYREEDVQLPGGLPGTLAVPIEAKAPLPAVVLLHGSGPGDRDQTLGPNKPFRDIALGLASRGIASLRYDKRTRVRPEQFQNATYTVREEILDDARSALTLLRVRPEVDRRRLFVLGHSLGGMLLPRLAREESEVAGLIVLAAPARPFADVLTDQLDYLSAVSTSEVEKAQLAALKQQAERLRDPGLSEATPAAQLPSGVPASYWLDLRPYDPPATARTLQTPMLILQGERDYQVTRTDFELWKRVLAGRSNVKFNLYAQLNHLFMAGEGQILPSEYLTSSHVAQVVIDDLAKWITSSAGKRP
- a CDS encoding NAD(P)-dependent oxidoreductase; the encoded protein is MLFAYLHNSGIASRSNQSKYMSKVAVLGMGAMGSRMAAALLRADYQVTVWNRTADKTSPLVEAGAKAAQTPRAAVEEVDFAVCMVRDDAASHSVWLDSETGALASLPGRAVAIESSTLSVAWVQELAGHFQAAGKALLDAPVSGSRPQAEAAQLIYLVGGDTGRVAKAEPILKVMGGTVHHAGPLGSGAAVKLAINALLGVQVAVMGELIALLRRYGIDEARAVEMIGATSVCSPAARGAASAMAARNYAPLFPSALMEKDLGYLQEMAAEHGTRAPLAQAARSVFGEAMGQGYGEENMTGVVQLYWPGP
- a CDS encoding IS1634 family transposase gives rise to the protein MSQPPPEIQVQNLDHLGIVAGIIDSIGLVEEVNQLLGTHPQEHVSCGQVLKGLILNGLGFVCAPLYLFEQFFVGKATEHLIGPGVQPEHFNDDRLGRVLDKLYEEGTTKVFVHLALKAARQFGIKTGSVHLDSTSFHVDGEYIPRGRLAPRAEDEPQPIVITHGYSRDHRPDLKQFLLSMITSGDGDVPLYLRVGNGNEADKAIFAQMIQDFRSQWDVDALFVVDSALYSAQNLSEVQAMHWLSRVPSTLTQVKHLLAALSDEQFAPAQPGYRVAEVGSTYAEIQQRWVVVASDERRKSDLAALDKKLNELDGKLGKELTALCKMAFACEADALEAAERFASGLKFHLLGAVRAVEQARHDQAGRPARGSKPAKTGVWLLSAQLVRNATAIEVEQHSAGKFVLATNVLDEQELSTAEVLSEYKAQQSVERGFRFLKDPLFFTSSVFLKSPERVEALAMVMGLCLLVYSLGQRQLRLALSAAQLTVKSQTKKPTATPTLRWIFQVFQAVHLLEVSGVKQVSNLSEERRRIVKCLGPTCGQYYLMG